One genomic region from Stackebrandtia nassauensis DSM 44728 encodes:
- a CDS encoding glucarate dehydratase family protein produces the protein MSTLDITEVVVTPIAFPDPPLLNAAGVHQPWALRTVIEVHTGDGISGLGESYGDSGHLELLRATAKRLTGLDAFDVAGLRRLAGEVVGGVSDADAHGLTGASSVDKTVARVVSAFETALLDIQGRALGRPVYDLLGGLVRESVPFSAYLFYKWAAHPGAEPDAWGEAVDPEGIVAQARRMIDEYGFRSIKLKGGVFPPAEEIAAIRALREAFPEHPLRLDPNAAWKVATSIWVAAETEGLLEYLEDPAPGIDGMAAVAAAAPMPLATNMCVVGFADIAEAFAKRAVGVVLSDHHFWGGLRASAELAAICRVHGVGLSMHSNSHLGISLAAMTQLAAATPNLTYAVDTHIPWQSGNDVVAEPLSFQDGSIRVPRAPGLGVELDHDALGRMHENYRSCGIRDRDDETYMRGFDASFTNRKAYW, from the coding sequence ATGAGCACACTGGACATCACCGAAGTCGTCGTCACGCCGATCGCCTTCCCCGATCCACCGCTGCTGAACGCCGCCGGGGTGCACCAGCCGTGGGCGCTGCGCACCGTCATCGAGGTCCACACCGGCGACGGCATCTCCGGTCTCGGCGAATCCTATGGCGACTCCGGTCACCTGGAACTGTTGCGCGCCACGGCGAAGCGTCTCACCGGACTGGACGCCTTCGATGTGGCCGGGCTGCGTCGGCTGGCGGGCGAGGTCGTGGGAGGTGTCAGCGACGCCGACGCCCACGGCCTCACCGGTGCCTCCTCGGTGGACAAGACCGTCGCGCGGGTGGTGTCGGCCTTCGAGACCGCGCTGCTGGACATCCAGGGCCGGGCGCTGGGCCGTCCGGTGTACGACCTGCTGGGTGGGCTGGTCCGCGAGTCGGTGCCGTTCTCGGCCTACCTGTTCTACAAGTGGGCCGCCCATCCGGGCGCCGAGCCCGACGCGTGGGGCGAGGCCGTGGATCCCGAAGGGATCGTCGCCCAGGCCCGCCGCATGATCGACGAGTACGGGTTCCGGTCCATCAAGCTCAAGGGCGGCGTGTTCCCGCCCGCCGAGGAGATCGCCGCGATCCGGGCACTGCGGGAGGCCTTCCCCGAGCACCCGCTGCGGCTGGACCCCAACGCGGCCTGGAAGGTGGCGACGTCCATATGGGTCGCCGCCGAGACCGAGGGGCTGCTGGAGTACCTGGAGGACCCGGCGCCCGGGATCGACGGGATGGCCGCCGTCGCGGCCGCGGCGCCGATGCCGCTGGCCACCAACATGTGCGTGGTGGGTTTCGCCGACATCGCCGAGGCGTTCGCCAAACGCGCCGTCGGGGTGGTGCTGTCCGACCACCACTTCTGGGGCGGGCTGCGCGCCTCGGCCGAACTGGCCGCGATCTGCCGGGTCCACGGCGTCGGACTGTCCATGCATTCCAACAGCCACTTGGGAATCAGCCTGGCCGCCATGACGCAGCTCGCCGCCGCCACACCGAACCTCACCTACGCCGTCGACACCCACATCCCCTGGCAGTCGGGAAACGACGTCGTCGCCGAGCCACTGTCGTTCCAGGACGGTTCGATCCGGGTGCCCCGCGCCCCCGGCCTCGGGGTGGAACTCGACCACGACGCGCTGGGCCGGATGCACGAGAATTACCGGTCCTGCGGCATTCGCGACCGCGACGATGAAACATATATGCGTGGCTTCGACGCGTCGTTCACGAACAGGAAGGCATATTGGTGA
- a CDS encoding 5-dehydro-4-deoxyglucarate dehydratase has protein sequence MKLKGLLSFPLTPFSATDTVDLDVYERHLRAQIDAGPSGLFVACGTGEFTALSPAEYRQVVSCAVRVAGGRVPVVAGAGGGPRLAREFAVAAEHAGADGIMLLPPYLVESTPAGLVEHVRYVAAATGLSITIYQRANAVLDTDAAVALLDIDTVTGIKDGRGDVDAMLRLVTAVRTSGHPRSGDIGFLNGLPTAELSAHAYRAIGVDSYSSASLCFVPDIASAFYRAFATGDEALSRLLLAEFYLPFARLRGQVPGYAVSLVKAGARLAGLPMGPVRPPLVEPTPEHLRRLRDIIDAGREALASHPAKDAS, from the coding sequence ATGAAGCTCAAGGGACTGCTGTCGTTTCCGCTGACCCCGTTCAGCGCCACCGACACCGTGGACCTGGACGTGTACGAGCGGCACCTGCGGGCACAGATCGACGCGGGTCCGTCCGGGCTGTTCGTGGCCTGCGGCACCGGCGAGTTCACCGCCCTGTCCCCGGCGGAGTACCGCCAGGTGGTGTCGTGCGCGGTGCGGGTCGCGGGCGGGCGGGTGCCGGTGGTCGCCGGGGCCGGGGGCGGGCCGCGGCTGGCCCGCGAGTTCGCCGTGGCCGCCGAGCACGCCGGGGCGGACGGCATCATGCTGCTGCCGCCGTACCTTGTGGAGTCCACTCCGGCGGGGCTGGTCGAGCACGTCCGCTACGTCGCCGCCGCCACCGGACTGTCCATCACGATCTACCAGCGCGCCAACGCGGTCCTGGACACCGACGCGGCGGTGGCGCTGCTGGACATCGACACCGTCACCGGCATCAAGGACGGCCGCGGCGACGTGGACGCGATGCTGCGACTGGTGACGGCGGTGCGCACCAGCGGGCACCCGCGCTCAGGCGACATCGGATTCCTCAATGGATTGCCGACGGCGGAACTGTCGGCGCACGCCTACCGGGCCATCGGCGTCGACAGCTACTCCTCGGCGAGCCTGTGCTTCGTCCCCGACATCGCCTCGGCCTTCTACCGGGCCTTCGCCACCGGCGACGAGGCGTTGTCGCGGCTGCTGCTGGCCGAGTTCTACCTGCCGTTCGCGCGGCTGCGCGGCCAGGTGCCCGGCTACGCCGTGTCGCTGGTCAAGGCCGGGGCGCGGCTGGCGGGCCTGCCGATGGGACCGGTACGGCCGCCGCTGGTCGAACCCACACCCGAGCACCTGCGACGGTTGCGCGACATCATCGACGCCGGACGCGAAGCGCTGGCCTCCCACCCGGCGAAGGACGCCTCATGA
- a CDS encoding carbohydrate ABC transporter permease has translation MRQFDTALGFAGSRHPLLRPLRWLVYLLLVAVFGGPLLALMVSAFSPVASPTSLTLWPEHVTMDNFARAVDRGVLGYLLNSFIVVGFGLLLQIAVSVSAAYALSRKKFPGLRLVYLLILSTMMLPEEILAIPLSVVLADVPVVHVNLVGTLAGMIIPVAAWGFSILVMAEFMREIPIELEEAARIDGAGEFRILTTIVLPLCRPALGVIGIFGFVMIWDQYMLPLLVAQDSAQFTLPLALRTLRSDPEVGLGVLLAASLLALLPSVLAFLAMQRQFMKGLTSGAVKG, from the coding sequence ATGAGACAGTTCGACACGGCGCTCGGCTTCGCCGGTTCCCGGCATCCGCTGCTGCGGCCACTGCGGTGGCTGGTCTACCTGCTGCTGGTCGCGGTGTTCGGCGGGCCGCTGCTGGCGCTGATGGTCAGCGCCTTCTCCCCCGTCGCCAGTCCGACCTCGCTGACCCTGTGGCCCGAACACGTCACCATGGACAACTTCGCCCGCGCCGTCGACCGGGGCGTGCTGGGGTACCTGCTCAACTCGTTCATCGTGGTCGGTTTCGGGCTGCTGTTGCAGATCGCCGTCAGCGTCTCGGCCGCCTATGCCCTGTCCCGCAAGAAGTTCCCGGGGCTGCGACTGGTGTACCTGCTGATCCTGTCGACGATGATGCTGCCCGAGGAGATCCTGGCGATTCCACTGTCGGTGGTGCTGGCCGACGTCCCGGTCGTGCACGTCAACCTGGTGGGAACCCTCGCGGGGATGATCATCCCGGTGGCCGCGTGGGGTTTCTCGATCCTGGTGATGGCGGAGTTCATGCGCGAGATCCCGATCGAACTGGAGGAGGCCGCCCGCATCGACGGCGCCGGTGAGTTCCGGATCCTGACCACGATCGTGCTGCCGCTGTGCCGCCCCGCGCTCGGCGTGATCGGCATCTTCGGTTTCGTCATGATCTGGGACCAGTACATGCTGCCGCTGCTGGTCGCGCAGGACTCCGCCCAGTTCACGCTTCCGTTGGCGCTGCGGACCTTGCGCTCCGACCCCGAGGTCGGGCTCGGCGTGCTGCTGGCCGCCTCGCTGTTGGCCCTGTTGCCGTCGGTGCTGGCCTTTTTGGCCATGCAGCGGCAGTTCATGAAGGGGCTCACGTCCGGTGCCGTCAAAGGCTGA
- a CDS encoding carbohydrate ABC transporter permease, which produces MTVRAVRFPRLRGGLTPWLFLLPALLIFAAFKFVPAVRAIEMSFHEVRPYLGDRWVGTDNYGTVLSDADFGAAVWHTVVLAVGQTAGSILLGLVLALLLEGTARHLWFIRTAVFLPTVVAVAVVAEVWRILYFPGAEGILNSVFGWFGLGPSDFLNSRDSSLSSIMAVGIWRGAPYDMMIILAGLAGVDRSLYEASAIDGAGRWRRLWHVTFPGLRPVFVILLTLAAIRGLRVFTEVFLLTNGDPQGSTEVLMTLIYKLGLERHDLGTAAAGSIVLLLATVTLTLAVRARRKVGTT; this is translated from the coding sequence ATGACCGTCCGAGCCGTCCGCTTCCCGCGGCTGCGCGGCGGCCTGACGCCGTGGCTGTTCCTGCTGCCCGCCCTGCTCATCTTCGCCGCCTTCAAGTTCGTCCCCGCGGTCCGGGCGATCGAGATGAGCTTCCACGAGGTGCGCCCGTACCTGGGCGACCGCTGGGTCGGCACGGACAACTACGGCACCGTCCTGTCCGATGCGGATTTCGGGGCCGCCGTCTGGCACACCGTCGTCCTGGCGGTGGGTCAGACGGCGGGTTCCATCCTGCTGGGTCTGGTGCTGGCGCTGCTGCTGGAGGGCACCGCCCGGCACCTGTGGTTCATCCGCACCGCCGTCTTCCTGCCCACCGTGGTGGCGGTGGCGGTGGTCGCCGAGGTGTGGCGGATCCTCTACTTCCCCGGCGCCGAGGGCATTCTCAACTCGGTGTTCGGCTGGTTCGGGCTGGGGCCCTCGGACTTCCTCAACTCCCGGGACTCCTCGCTGTCGTCCATCATGGCCGTGGGCATCTGGCGCGGCGCCCCCTACGACATGATGATCATCCTGGCGGGACTGGCCGGAGTGGACCGCAGCCTCTACGAGGCCTCGGCCATCGACGGCGCGGGCCGGTGGCGGCGGCTGTGGCACGTCACCTTCCCGGGGCTGCGCCCGGTGTTCGTGATCCTGTTGACGCTGGCCGCGATCCGGGGCCTGCGGGTGTTCACCGAGGTGTTCCTGCTGACCAACGGCGACCCGCAGGGCTCCACCGAGGTCCTGATGACCCTGATCTACAAGCTGGGCCTGGAACGGCACGACCTGGGCACGGCCGCGGCCGGTTCGATCGTGCTGCTGCTGGCCACCGTCACGCTGACGCTCGCGGTCCGCGCCCGCCGGAAGGTCGGTACCACATGA
- a CDS encoding sugar ABC transporter substrate-binding protein, which translates to MTRTTALVVTAVLAGGLVACSGSAAEVPQDENARLDIWTRRPPGDPSEQVSKDLAKAFTKKTGIPTKVTAIFDDFETKLQQAASQKDLPDIVINDTAQLGTLVDQGIVREVDPGEVSRTKDISDKAWDATKAFDGKHYAVPFSAQAFALFIRSDWRKAVGAEVPKTWDDLDALAKKFTKDDPDGNGEDDTYGWVVPGSTKRGYASWYLSSFLWSSGADYFSGSGTKLAPAIDSPEAAATLSWFQKSFCDKTVVPGSETAETAAAHPYFDSGTGGMYLTGPYNMARFDEAVGEGKVEVVPLPAGPGGEATALAEGENTYLMAGSANEAGQLKFAEFAASPAGQKIGMNGDENGSIVRLPINTTVDMAAERKDERWQTFNDIYTDASRYVPTVPDWTPFLQSSAKTFNAVASDCEADPESELEALAKDFATELESQRAGG; encoded by the coding sequence TTGACCCGAACCACTGCCCTGGTCGTGACCGCCGTTCTCGCGGGCGGTCTGGTGGCCTGCTCCGGTTCCGCGGCCGAGGTCCCGCAGGACGAGAACGCGCGACTGGACATCTGGACCCGCCGACCACCCGGCGACCCCTCCGAACAGGTCTCCAAGGACCTCGCCAAGGCCTTCACGAAGAAGACCGGCATCCCCACCAAGGTGACCGCGATCTTCGACGACTTCGAGACCAAACTCCAGCAGGCCGCCTCCCAGAAGGACCTGCCGGACATCGTCATCAACGACACCGCCCAGCTGGGCACCCTCGTCGACCAGGGCATCGTCCGCGAGGTCGACCCCGGCGAGGTGAGCCGAACCAAGGACATCTCCGACAAGGCCTGGGACGCCACCAAAGCCTTCGACGGCAAGCACTACGCGGTGCCGTTCTCGGCACAGGCGTTCGCGCTGTTCATCCGCTCCGACTGGCGAAAGGCCGTCGGCGCCGAGGTGCCGAAGACCTGGGACGACCTGGACGCGCTGGCCAAGAAGTTCACCAAGGACGACCCGGACGGCAACGGTGAGGACGACACCTACGGCTGGGTCGTGCCCGGCTCCACCAAACGCGGCTACGCCTCCTGGTACCTGTCCAGCTTCCTGTGGTCGTCCGGCGCCGACTACTTCTCCGGCTCCGGGACGAAACTGGCCCCCGCCATCGACAGCCCCGAGGCCGCCGCGACCCTGTCCTGGTTCCAGAAGTCGTTCTGCGACAAGACAGTGGTGCCCGGATCCGAGACCGCCGAGACCGCCGCCGCCCACCCCTACTTCGACTCCGGGACCGGCGGCATGTACCTGACCGGCCCCTACAACATGGCCCGCTTCGACGAGGCGGTCGGCGAGGGCAAGGTCGAGGTGGTGCCGCTGCCCGCCGGCCCCGGCGGCGAGGCCACGGCACTGGCCGAAGGCGAGAACACCTACCTGATGGCCGGTTCGGCCAATGAGGCCGGACAGCTGAAGTTCGCCGAGTTCGCCGCCTCCCCCGCCGGGCAGAAGATCGGCATGAACGGCGACGAGAACGGCAGCATCGTGCGACTGCCGATCAACACGACCGTCGACATGGCCGCCGAGCGCAAGGACGAACGCTGGCAGACCTTCAACGACATCTACACCGACGCCAGCCGTTACGTGCCGACGGTTCCCGACTGGACCCCGTTCCTGCAGTCCTCCGCGAAGACCTTCAACGCGGTGGCCTCCGACTGCGAGGCCGACCCCGAGTCCGAACTGGAGGCACTGGCGAAGGACTTCGCCACCGAGCTCGAATCCCAGCGGGCGGGCGGCTGA
- a CDS encoding IclR family transcriptional regulator, with product MRKTDADNPSVKSAERTVKILEALAGSPQRLSLAQLQERMGYPRSSLHALLRTLRELKWVETDETGSHFGVGPHALLSGTAYLDRDPALPYARETIEDLRAEIGYTFHYARRDDAHVLYLASREARDSVRVVSRVGRRLPAHLTALGQALLADLTEAEVDTILPAELESYTENTITDRAKLHAELEQVRARGWAFEREHGTRGIACIAATVDYRIPASDAVSCSMPAHLAEPAEVDRVAQAIVEHTRQLAATLRRNGIR from the coding sequence ATGCGAAAGACCGACGCGGACAACCCGTCGGTGAAGTCCGCCGAGCGAACCGTGAAGATCCTCGAGGCGCTCGCGGGGTCACCACAGCGGCTGTCACTGGCGCAGTTGCAGGAACGGATGGGCTACCCGCGCTCCAGCCTGCACGCCCTGCTGCGGACGCTGCGCGAACTCAAATGGGTGGAGACCGACGAGACCGGCTCTCACTTCGGCGTCGGCCCGCACGCGCTGCTGTCGGGAACCGCCTACCTGGACCGCGATCCGGCGCTGCCCTACGCGCGCGAGACCATTGAGGACCTGCGCGCCGAGATCGGCTACACCTTCCACTACGCCCGCCGCGACGACGCCCACGTCCTCTACCTGGCCAGCCGCGAGGCCCGCGACTCGGTGCGGGTGGTGTCGCGGGTGGGCCGTCGCCTCCCGGCCCACCTGACGGCGTTGGGGCAGGCGCTGCTCGCCGACCTCACCGAGGCCGAAGTGGACACGATCCTGCCCGCCGAGCTGGAGTCCTACACCGAGAACACCATCACCGACCGGGCCAAACTGCACGCCGAACTCGAACAGGTCCGCGCTCGCGGCTGGGCCTTCGAGCGCGAGCACGGCACCCGGGGTATCGCCTGCATCGCCGCCACTGTGGACTATCGTATCCCCGCCTCGGACGCCGTCAGCTGCTCGATGCCCGCCCACCTGGCCGAACCCGCCGAGGTCGACCGGGTGGCGCAGGCCATCGTGGAGCACACCCGCCAGCTCGCGGCCACTTTGCGCCGCAACGGAATCCGCTAG